A single genomic interval of Arthrobacter sp. NicSoilB8 harbors:
- a CDS encoding bifunctional 2-methylcitrate synthase/citrate synthase, whose amino-acid sequence MAEQDIKKGLAGVVVDYTAVSKVNPDTNSLLYRGYPVQELAAKCSFEEVAYLLWNGELPTAEQLAEFSARERAGRALDPVVKQVIDALPTTSHPMDVCRTAASVMGARHPLENDSSREANLAKAIDLFAAMPAVVAYDQRRRRGQDVVEPREDLGYDANFLWMTFGEEAVPEVVDAFNVSMILYAEHSFNASTFTARVITSTLSDLHSAVTGAIGALKGSLHGGANEAVMHTFDEIGIRPEESLDEAHARAKAWMEDALAHKRKVMGFGHRVYKHGDSRVPTMKAALDKMIAHYGRPELLGLYNGLEMAMDEAKAIKPNLDYPTGPTYHLMGFDTATFTPLFVASRITGWTAHIMEQLESNSLIRPLSEYNGVEERHLP is encoded by the coding sequence ATGGCTGAACAGGACATTAAAAAGGGCCTCGCCGGCGTCGTGGTGGACTACACCGCGGTCTCAAAGGTCAACCCGGATACCAACTCGCTGCTCTACCGCGGCTACCCCGTCCAGGAGCTGGCCGCCAAGTGCAGTTTCGAGGAAGTCGCCTACCTGCTCTGGAACGGCGAACTGCCCACCGCGGAGCAGCTGGCGGAGTTTTCCGCGCGGGAACGGGCCGGCCGTGCGCTGGACCCCGTGGTCAAACAGGTGATCGACGCCCTGCCGACCACATCCCATCCCATGGATGTCTGTCGGACGGCGGCCTCCGTGATGGGGGCCCGGCACCCCCTCGAAAATGATTCCTCGCGGGAGGCCAACCTGGCCAAGGCCATTGATCTGTTCGCGGCAATGCCGGCCGTGGTGGCCTACGACCAGCGGCGCCGGCGAGGCCAGGACGTGGTGGAACCCCGCGAGGATCTGGGTTACGACGCCAACTTCCTCTGGATGACGTTCGGCGAGGAGGCCGTCCCCGAAGTAGTCGACGCTTTCAACGTCTCCATGATCTTGTACGCGGAGCACTCCTTCAATGCCTCCACGTTCACGGCACGGGTGATCACGTCCACGCTCTCGGACCTGCACTCGGCCGTGACGGGCGCCATCGGCGCCCTCAAGGGCTCGCTCCATGGCGGAGCCAACGAGGCCGTCATGCACACGTTCGACGAGATCGGCATCCGGCCGGAAGAGTCACTGGACGAGGCCCACGCCCGGGCCAAGGCCTGGATGGAAGATGCCTTGGCCCACAAGCGGAAGGTGATGGGTTTCGGCCACCGCGTCTACAAGCACGGCGACTCCCGGGTGCCCACCATGAAGGCCGCCCTGGACAAGATGATCGCGCACTACGGCCGCCCCGAACTCCTTGGCCTCTACAACGGGCTGGAAATGGCGATGGATGAGGCCAAGGCGATCAAGCCCAACCTCGATTATCCGACCGGCCCGACCTACCACCTCATGGGATTCGACACGGCGACCTTCACTCCCCTGTTCGTCGCCAGCCGCATCACGGGCTGGACTGCGCACATCATGGAGCAGCTCGAATCGAACTCACTGATCCGCCCGCTCAGCGAGTACAACGGCGTCGAGGAACGGCACTTGCCTTAG
- the prpB gene encoding methylisocitrate lyase, translating to MLYSKTTPEQKRIRFRELLASGTIAQFPGAFNPLSARLIEEKGFAGVYISGAVLANDLGLPDIGLTTLTEVATRAGQIARMTDLPSIVDADTGFGEPMNVARSIQELENAGLAGCHIEDQFNPKRCGHLDGKNVVDLETATKRIRAAADARRDPNFLIMARTDIRATDGLQAAQDRAKALVEAGADAIFPEAMKDLSEFQAIRDAVDVPILANMTEFGQSALFTVDELAGVGVNMVIYPVTLLRSAMGAAERTLESIKADGTQEAQVGSMLTRARLYDLVDYEAYNRFDTGVFNFQIPGQ from the coding sequence ATGCTGTATTCGAAGACCACGCCGGAGCAGAAGAGGATCCGCTTCCGCGAACTCCTCGCCTCCGGCACCATCGCGCAGTTCCCGGGCGCGTTCAACCCGCTCTCGGCCCGGCTGATCGAGGAAAAGGGTTTCGCCGGCGTCTACATTTCCGGCGCCGTCCTAGCCAACGACCTCGGACTGCCGGACATCGGGCTGACCACGCTCACCGAGGTCGCCACCAGGGCCGGGCAGATCGCCCGGATGACCGATCTGCCCTCGATCGTCGACGCCGACACCGGCTTCGGCGAGCCCATGAACGTGGCCCGCAGCATCCAGGAACTCGAGAACGCGGGCCTGGCCGGCTGCCACATCGAGGACCAGTTCAACCCCAAGCGCTGCGGCCACCTCGACGGAAAAAACGTGGTGGACCTCGAGACAGCGACCAAGCGGATCCGTGCCGCGGCCGACGCCCGGCGCGACCCGAACTTCCTGATCATGGCGCGGACCGACATCCGCGCCACTGACGGTCTCCAGGCCGCCCAGGACCGGGCAAAGGCGCTGGTGGAAGCCGGCGCGGACGCGATCTTCCCCGAGGCAATGAAAGACCTGAGCGAGTTCCAGGCGATCCGCGACGCCGTCGACGTCCCCATCCTGGCCAACATGACCGAATTCGGCCAGAGCGCCCTGTTCACGGTGGACGAGCTCGCCGGCGTCGGGGTCAATATGGTGATCTATCCGGTGACACTTCTCCGTAGTGCCATGGGGGCTGCGGAGCGTACTCTGGAATCGATTAAGGCCGACGGTACCCAGGAGGCACAGGTTGGGAGCATGCTGACCCGTGCGCGTTTGTACGATCTCGTTGATTATGAGGCTTACAACCGTTTTGACACCGGAGTCTTTAATTTCCAGATCCCAGGTCAGTAA
- a CDS encoding sigma-70 family RNA polymerase sigma factor, translating into MLSERELGFIAIHKDSYPLVYRFVRRRVESAELAEELAADVFRVVWQKWDSAPRTDTAWLLTVARNLIGNAYRSRDRQQALQDKLRSEAVIRFGDASDNVGVQDAMAGLREKDRDILQLAYWDDLSIADIAGVLHCSESAAKVRLHRARAAFRKQMPVSAETMTQKMGA; encoded by the coding sequence GTGCTTTCGGAGCGCGAATTGGGGTTTATCGCCATTCATAAAGACAGCTATCCGCTGGTCTACAGGTTTGTGCGGAGGCGCGTGGAATCGGCCGAGCTGGCGGAGGAACTGGCCGCGGATGTGTTTCGGGTGGTCTGGCAGAAGTGGGATAGCGCACCGCGGACAGACACCGCGTGGCTCCTGACCGTGGCCCGCAACCTGATCGGGAACGCCTACCGGAGCCGGGACCGGCAGCAGGCGCTGCAGGACAAACTGCGCTCCGAGGCCGTTATCCGATTCGGCGACGCCTCGGACAACGTGGGGGTCCAGGACGCCATGGCCGGTTTGCGGGAGAAGGACCGGGACATTCTCCAACTCGCCTATTGGGATGACCTGAGCATCGCGGACATCGCGGGCGTGCTGCACTGCAGCGAGTCCGCCGCGAAGGTCCGGCTGCACCGGGCCCGGGCCGCCTTTCGCAAGCAAATGCCGGTCAGTGCTGAAACGATGACACAGAAGATGGGTGCCTGA
- a CDS encoding 8-oxo-dGTP diphosphatase has translation MKFTPVTLCFLLRDAESGTEVLLGMKRTGFGVGKIVGLGGHVEPGESHAEAACREVFEESGIVVEEHDLRVAGLIEFIFPARPEWNMSTSLFTARRWTGDPVESHEIIPEWFQVAALPLERMWQDAGHWLPLALGDGAVDAVITLNDDNETVASAEYSLRDV, from the coding sequence ATGAAGTTCACGCCAGTCACCCTCTGCTTCTTGCTCCGTGACGCGGAGAGCGGCACAGAGGTGCTGCTGGGCATGAAAAGGACCGGGTTCGGCGTCGGAAAGATCGTGGGTCTGGGCGGCCACGTCGAGCCGGGGGAGTCCCACGCCGAGGCTGCCTGCCGCGAAGTGTTCGAGGAATCCGGAATCGTGGTCGAAGAGCACGATCTCCGCGTCGCCGGACTGATCGAGTTTATCTTCCCCGCCAGACCGGAATGGAACATGTCCACGAGCCTGTTCACGGCGCGCCGCTGGACCGGTGACCCCGTGGAGAGCCACGAAATCATCCCGGAGTGGTTCCAGGTCGCTGCCTTGCCGCTGGAGCGCATGTGGCAGGATGCCGGACACTGGCTGCCGTTGGCTTTGGGTGATGGCGCCGTGGACGCCGTCATCACCCTGAACGATGACAACGAGACCGTGGCCTCGGCGGAATATTCTTTGCGGGACGTGTAA